The sequence acctctccctcaacgtcaaagcaaaacaaaggagttgattgttgactttagGAAGCAGAGGGAACACGCCCCGATCCAaatcaacgggactgcagtagagagagtcacgAGTTCTAAGTTCCTCTgcgtccacatcaccgaggacttgtcatggaccaacaacatCKCCCACCTCTCCCCTCCACACATACCTGGTTGCCCATCCTGGKCACCCTCTGTTGTTGCTGGGcgaggagagggagtgggggcgaggagagggagaggtcgMTGGTTCCCGTGGAGACGGCGACYTCCCTAGCAATGAGCAGTTTGACCCTTGACCCTGCGTTGCGGAGAACGTGAGCCACTTCCTCGTTGCCCATGCCGGCCAGGTCTGTGTCCCCGATACGCAGGATGTGGTCCCCGCTGCGCAGACGCTTGTCCTGGGAGGGGAGGTATGTTACYTCACTTTTTAATCACTTTTACAGATTTTTGTGTTCTACTTTGACATGGTGACCTCGCAagtcacatttttttaaaggctaACTCAGTAATTTAAAGACAAATCACAAGTGGATGGTTGTCGTATACAGCYGGGTTGAAGATGACACTGGCAAAGTCAAAACCTMTTTGAWGCTACGGTGTGTTTCAMGTCAATATTATCCAGCAGTGTMACTTTGTCACATATCACTTAGGTGATCAAACMAAGTTGATAtcgtattgattgattgattgattgacataccAGTCCAGCAGGTCCACTTGGTAGYATGGTTTTGACCAGGACTCCAGAGGATCGACCCCCTACAATGCCGAAGCCCAGCCCCTTCCCATCGTTCTCCAGCTCTATCAACTCTATGTGACGcttctgagagggagagagagagagaaaggggagagagagacagacagacagacagacagacagacagacagacagacagacagacatggtcaactacacacacacagacaggt is a genomic window of Salvelinus sp. IW2-2015 unplaced genomic scaffold, ASM291031v2 Un_scaffold12318, whole genome shotgun sequence containing:
- the LOC112080157 gene encoding patj homolog — encoded protein: MGRNLSYIANEKRHIELIELENDGKGLGFGIVGGRSSGVLVKTXLPSGPAGLDKRLRSGDHILRIGDTDLAGMGNEEVAHVLRNAGSRVKLLIAREVAVSTGTXDLSLSSPPLPLLAQQQQRVXRMGNQ